The Amycolatopsis sp. NBC_01480 genome segment TGCTCGCACCCGAGGGCGTTTTCGGTCCATACAACAGTATCCAGTCCGCAACTCCGCAAACTCGGATAAATTCATCATCACTGCAGAAAAAGACCCACTTGGCCGCCTCCTCTTCGCCGTATTCGAGTAGACCTTTTGCCGCCAACACCCTGCTAGTGGAAAGCATCCCAACCCTTCACTGCCTCGTTCAGGCGAGTGGACGGGGAAATTATTCCCCCCAAAACTTCTCCGCCTCTTCGGTCACTCCATAGAAACGTCCTTTCGCGTCTTGCTCTTCCCGATCCGGCCGACCACCAGATGAAATTCTCTCACGCTCTTCGAGAGATAGCTCAGGAAGTTTTTTCCGTCTTGACCGCTTGAGCTTCCGTGGGTGCCCATCGTGAACGAATACCGCAGCCAGGGACGCTGCAGTCGTCAGCATCATACTGGCACCGGACGGGGTAGATGGACCCTTCAGCAGGAGCCAATCCGCGACTCCGCAGACCCTTATGAGCTCATCGTCCGAACAAGTCAAAGCCCAATGGGATACTTCGCCTTCATCGTATTCAATCAGACCTCTTGCGATCAATCCACGACTAGCGCTCAACATGATCGCACGATCCTTTACCCCGCATGTCCATGCTTTTCGAATTGATCAGCCATCCGGAAGCATACCGATCCGGGCGCCATCGCCCCGGTACAGGACAGGCACCCGGCCACGTCAACCCCACGTCTTGTGCGCTGGGCATGGACGCATCACGGCCCGGAAACGCCGAACGGCCCTCCCCCAACCAGGGAAGGGCCGTTCGAGAAGAAGCGTTCAGCAGCCGATCAGCCGCGCGCCCAGGTAGGACTCCACCTGGTCGATCGCGATGCGTTCCTGCTTCATGCTGTCGCGTTCGCGGATGGTGACTGCGTTGTCTTCGAGGGTGTCGAAGTCCACGGTGACGCAGTACGGGGTGCCGATTTCGTCCTGGCGGCGGTAGCGGCGGCCGATGGCCTGGGCGTCGTCGAAGTCGACGTTCCAGTGCTTGCGCAAGGTGGCCGCGAGGTCGCGGGCCTTGGGCGAGAGGTCGGCGTTGCGCGAGAGCGGCAGGACGGCCGCCTTGTACGGCGCGAGGCGCGGGTCCAGGTGCAGGACCGTTCGCTTGTCCATGCCGCCCTTGGCGTTCGGGACCTCTTCTTCCTCGTACGCGTCGACGAGGAACGCCATCATCGAACGGCCCACGCCCGCCGCCGGCTCGATCACGAACGGGCGGTAGCGCTGGCCCGAAGCCTGGTCGAAGAACGACAGGTCCACGCCCGAGTGGTTCGAGTGCGTGGTCAGGTCGAAGTCGGTGCGGTTGGCGATGCCTTCCAGCTCGCCCCACTCCTGGCCCGCGTTGAACGCGAAGCGGTACTCGATGTCGACGGTGCGCTTCGCGTAGTGCGAGAGCTTTTCCTTCGGGTGCTCGAAATGGCGCAGGTTCTCGGCCTTGATGCCGAGGTCCTTGTACCACTCGGTGCGCGTGTCGATCCAGTACTGGTGCCAGGTCTCGTCCTCGCCCGGCTCGACGAAGAACTCCATCTCCATCTGCTCGAACTCACGCGTGCGGAAGATGAAGTTGCCCGGCGTGATCTCGTTGCGGAAGGACTTGCCGACCTGGCCGATGCCGAACGGCGGCTTCTTGCGCGAGGCCTGCTGCACGTTGTTGAAGTTCACGAAGATGCCCTGCGCCGTCTCCGGGCGGAGATAGGCCAGGCCCTCCTCGGACTCGACCGGGCCGAGGTAGGTCTTCAGCATCATGTTGAAGTCGCGCGGCTCGGTGTACTTGCCGCGGGTGCCGCAGTTCGGGCACGGCACGTCGGACAGGTCGTCCTCCGAGGTCTCCTTGCCGGTGCGCTCCGAGTACTCCTCGGCGAGCTGGTCGGCACGGAACCGCTTGTGGCACGAAAGGCACTCGATCAGCGGGTCGGTGAACACGTTCACGTGACCGGAGGCGACCCAGACCTGGCGCGGCAGGATGACCGACGAGTCGAGGCCGACCACGTCCTCGCGGCCCTGCACCATGGTCTTCCACCACTGGCGCTTGATGTTGTCCTTCAGCTCCACGCCGAGCGGCCCGTAGTCCCACGCCGACCTGGTGCCGCCGTAGATCTCCCCCGACGGGAAGACGAAGCCACGGCGCTTGCACAGACTGACGACGGTTTCGATGGTGTTGGCGGGCACTCCACGCTCCGGACGCATGCGGGGACGGTTATCGGACCTAGTGTCGCGTGATCCTGTTCGTCTTGCGCTTGCCAGGAAACAGGAACACACAACACTAGAACGTCCAGCCTATCCGGCCGCCCCCGCGGCACCTCCGGCGGAGGTCAGGAGGGCTCAGGGCCGGGTCACTAGCTCGGCCGTGGCGACGCGGTTGTCGTCGTAGCCCTCGGTGCCGCCGACGTAGTCGCCGCCGCAGGTGACGAGCACCAGCCGGTGCGGGCCGTCGGGGGAAAACAGCTTCTCCGACTCCGCGGCGAGGCCCGACTTGTGGATCGTGCGCACGTCGTCGACCCGGTAGCCCCACTGCGCGCCCGCGGTGTCCGTGACGGTCACGACCTGGCCCGCCTTCACCTGCCACAGCTGGTTGAACGGGCCGGTCTTGCCCTTCCAGTTGACGTGCCCGGAGAACAGCGTGACGCCCTTGTCCGCGCCGAGCCCGGAGCCCCACCACGCGGCCTCGTCGAGGCTCTGCGGGATGACCAGCGCCCCGTCGGCGCCGACGTCCTCGGCCACCAGCTTCGCGCTGCCGCCGGCGGGCAGGCGGACCGTGCCGGGGGTCTTGCCGGGATCGGCCTGGGGCTGCTGCCCGCCCTGGGCGGCGGGCGCTTGCTGCGACGTCGCCGACGGCGCCGGGCCGGCGACCTGGTCGGCCTGCCCGCACCCGGTGGCCAGCGCAGCCACCACCGCGGCCCCGATGGCCAGCCGCACCCACCGCCGCGAGCCCGTCACGGCCTGTTCCTGTGTCCCCTGCATCGTGCTCCCTGGTTCGGCGTGTACTCGCCGGGAGACATGCCGCGGGAGACGCGGCGGGTTGCACCGAGCTTGACGGCCGGGTGTCAGTCCGGGCGCGAGACCAGGTTCGCTGTCACGATCCGGTTCTCGTCGTAGCCCTCGCTGCCGCCGACGTAGTCCCCGCCGCAGGTGACGAGCACCAAGCGGTGCGGGCCACTCTGCGCGAACCACTGCGGGGCCTGCGCGGGCAGCTGCCCCTTCCCGACGGTCACGGCGCCGGTCACGCGGTAGAGCCACCGGCCGCCGGCGGAGTCGACGATGCTCACGTTGTCCCCGGTGCGGATCCGCCAGAGGACGTCGAACGGCCCTTTCGTGCCGGCCCAGTTGACGTGGCCGGACAGCACGGCAGCGCCTTGTTCGGCGCCGAGCCGGGCGCCCCACCACGCGGCGTCGCCGAGCCCGCGCGGGATCGGCAGCACGCCGTCACGGGTCACCTCGGTGCGCACCAGCCGCGCCTCGGAACCGTCCGGCAGCTGGACGGTTCCGGGCCGCTGCTGCCCCACCGGGGAGTTGTCGGCGGGCAGCACGGCGGGCGCGCCGTCCTCGCCGGGCAGCGAGCCGGGCGGGGGCTCGGCGGCCGCCGCTACCGGCGCCGGCGCGGGGGCCCACGTCAGCACCACCACGCCCGCGGCCAGCGCGAGCACGGCGACCACCGAGCACAGCACGGTGAGCGCGCGGCGCACGGCTACTCGCCGCGGGAGCGGGCCACGCGACGCCGGCCCAGCCAGATCGCCAGCGCGCCGAACACGAGGCCGCCACCCAGCAGGCCGACGCCGATCGGCACCCGCAGGTCACTCTGCGGCGCCGCCGCGGCAGCGCCGAGGTAGCCGGCCGGTACCTCGGTCGGCACGGACGGTTGGTTCACGGTCGCCCCGCCGCTGGTGCTGCCCGACGCCAGCGCGACGAAGTTCTTCGGGATCGAGCAGCTGACGCCGCCCAGCACCATGGTCGTGTGCACGTCCTGCAGCTGGACGTTGGCCGCGTCGTGCACGTGCGTGGTCACGTCGACCCGCCAGCCGGCCACCGCCGTGACGTCGCCGCCGCGCCAGCCGTCCTGCTTGATCAGCTGGTCGAAGGTCGACACGCGCGAGACCTCGATGTCGGACAGCGTGGTGTCGTGGCTGGCCTGCGGGACAGCGCCGGGCGCGCCCAGGTGGAGGTTGCTCATGCGCAGCGTGGCGGAACCCGCGGGCATGGCGACCTGGCTCAGCGAGTTGTCCTCGCCGCGGACCCACAGCCGCGTGACGGTCGTCGTGCTGCTGAGCTTCTTCGGCGCGGTGCAGTCGACGGCACTGCGCGCGCCCTCGAGCACCAGCACGGTCTTGTCGACCGGACTGCCGCCGCTACGGGCGTTGTCACGCAGCGCGTAGTTGGTCTCGGCGACGGCCGTCGGCACGTCAGTGGCCTGCAGCGCCGCGACGACGTTGTGGCTGCGGCTGGCGATGCCGGACGGGTACGGGCTCTGCCCCGCGTTGTAAGGGCCCAGGTCGATCTCGTAATTGGGGCCGAGGGTGGTGCGCTCGCCGTCGTTCTTCGGCACGGACACGCGGTCGGCGCCGAGCTTCGACTCGCCGGGGGTCAGTGGTGAGCGCTGGGTCTCGGTGATCAGCGCGCCACCGTGCTGCGCGTCCGGCCCGAGCCGCACCGAAGCGATGTTGGCGAACGACACCGGGCCGGTTTTCTCGTCCACCCCTTGCGCGGTCTGGGCCGAAGCCGCGGCAGGCGCGAGCACCGGCAGCGCCAAACAGGCCGCCACCGCCGTCTTGGTCACGAAACGAGTCATGCTCTCCCCACTGCCTCCGGCTCACCACACGCGGGTCGTCAGCGTACGAGAAGCGACGAAACGCCCCGCACAACCTTGCACCGTCGGAGACCAGTTGCGAAGACGCAGTCCCGGTCCCCCGTGTTTATCGTTCACGAACTCACCCGGACGGGTGAGCCCGGCCGGCAGGACCGGTGACTGCACGCCGCCGCGCGGGGGAACACTACGATGGCGGTGACCGTTACCGGTAATGACATCCGGCTTCGGAATCCGTCCCCGGGTTCCCGGGTGACGAGAAGTGACTGGAGGCAGCGATGGCCACGGCGACTTCGGGCGCTCTCTCGGCCGGCCCGATCCCACCGGAGGCCGAGCCGCACTCGCCCGGACGCCCCGCCGCCGCCCCGCTCGGCGCGTCGGCCGGCATCCTCGCCGACGCCGGCGACCTGTTGCGCGCGCTGGCCGCGCCGGTCCGGATCGCGATCGTCCTGCAGCTGCAGGAGTCGGACCGGTGCGTGCACGAGCTGGTCGACGCCCTCGAGGTCGCGCAGCCGCTGATCAGCCAGCACCTGCGCGTGCTGAAGACCGCGGGCGTGGTGGAGGGCGAGCGGCGCGGCCGTGAGGTCGTGTACCGCCTGGTGGACGACCACCTGGCCCACATCGTCGTCGACGCGGTCGCCCACGTGCAGGAAGGAAAATGACGATGACCTCGGCTCCGGCCCCGGTGCCCGGCCGCCGCTCGACCAAGCAGCGCACGGCGGTGGTGGATCTGCTCAACACCGTCGACGACTTCCGCTCGGCCCAGGAACTGCACGACGAGCTGCGCAAGCGCGGCGACGGCATCGGCCTGACCACCGTCTACCGCACCCTGCAGTCGCTCTCCGAGGCCGGCGAGATCGACGTGCTGCGCACCGATTCGGGCGAGGCCATCTACCGCCGCTGCTCCTCGCACCACCACCATCACCTGGTCTGCCGCGTGTGCGGCCGCACGGTGGAGGTGGAGGGCCCCGCCGTGGAGCGCTGGGCCGAGAAGATCGCCTCGGAGAACGGGTTCTCCGAGATCAGCCACACGGTCGAGATCACCGGCACCTGCGCCGAGCACGGCGGCACCCGCTAGACCCAGCGCCCCAGGCTCGTGAGTGTTCATGACGGTTAGAACCGTCATGAACACTCACGAGTCAGTACTCGTACGGGTCCTTCGGCGCCGGGATCCGCTCGACGCTCGCCAGGGTCAGGTCCGGGGTGTAGCTGTTCGCCTCGCTCGCCGTATTGGGGACGACCTGGCCGGTGACCTGCAGCCAGGTGTCGCTCGCGAAGCGGTCGGCCTCGCCACCCTTCAGATGGACGGTGACGGGTGAGGCATCCGCGGCGCAGCAGCTGATCACCAGCCGCGCGAGCAGCGTCTGGCCGCCGGCGTGGACGACGAAC includes the following:
- a CDS encoding glycine--tRNA ligase gives rise to the protein MPANTIETVVSLCKRRGFVFPSGEIYGGTRSAWDYGPLGVELKDNIKRQWWKTMVQGREDVVGLDSSVILPRQVWVASGHVNVFTDPLIECLSCHKRFRADQLAEEYSERTGKETSEDDLSDVPCPNCGTRGKYTEPRDFNMMLKTYLGPVESEEGLAYLRPETAQGIFVNFNNVQQASRKKPPFGIGQVGKSFRNEITPGNFIFRTREFEQMEMEFFVEPGEDETWHQYWIDTRTEWYKDLGIKAENLRHFEHPKEKLSHYAKRTVDIEYRFAFNAGQEWGELEGIANRTDFDLTTHSNHSGVDLSFFDQASGQRYRPFVIEPAAGVGRSMMAFLVDAYEEEEVPNAKGGMDKRTVLHLDPRLAPYKAAVLPLSRNADLSPKARDLAATLRKHWNVDFDDAQAIGRRYRRQDEIGTPYCVTVDFDTLEDNAVTIRERDSMKQERIAIDQVESYLGARLIGC
- a CDS encoding class F sortase, with the protein product MQGTQEQAVTGSRRWVRLAIGAAVVAALATGCGQADQVAGPAPSATSQQAPAAQGGQQPQADPGKTPGTVRLPAGGSAKLVAEDVGADGALVIPQSLDEAAWWGSGLGADKGVTLFSGHVNWKGKTGPFNQLWQVKAGQVVTVTDTAGAQWGYRVDDVRTIHKSGLAAESEKLFSPDGPHRLVLVTCGGDYVGGTEGYDDNRVATAELVTRP
- a CDS encoding class F sortase, which codes for MRRALTVLCSVVAVLALAAGVVVLTWAPAPAPVAAAAEPPPGSLPGEDGAPAVLPADNSPVGQQRPGTVQLPDGSEARLVRTEVTRDGVLPIPRGLGDAAWWGARLGAEQGAAVLSGHVNWAGTKGPFDVLWRIRTGDNVSIVDSAGGRWLYRVTGAVTVGKGQLPAQAPQWFAQSGPHRLVLVTCGGDYVGGSEGYDENRIVTANLVSRPD
- a CDS encoding ArsR/SmtB family transcription factor, giving the protein MATATSGALSAGPIPPEAEPHSPGRPAAAPLGASAGILADAGDLLRALAAPVRIAIVLQLQESDRCVHELVDALEVAQPLISQHLRVLKTAGVVEGERRGREVVYRLVDDHLAHIVVDAVAHVQEGK
- a CDS encoding Fur family transcriptional regulator gives rise to the protein MTMTSAPAPVPGRRSTKQRTAVVDLLNTVDDFRSAQELHDELRKRGDGIGLTTVYRTLQSLSEAGEIDVLRTDSGEAIYRRCSSHHHHHLVCRVCGRTVEVEGPAVERWAEKIASENGFSEISHTVEITGTCAEHGGTR